A region of Micromonospora chokoriensis DNA encodes the following proteins:
- a CDS encoding O-antigen ligase family protein: MPQFYLLPEGSTDVAASTVVTILLVPGVLLAARRGSGVELFRLGLFRVLIALLVVRLVALAWSPDPRAGLPLIALLGQFVVTLTLMVQAVRQDGGLLRRIEPWYWPWIVAEALLVLVFRVLPGVEDAFLRSIAGLVSGQNTVAALFNGSPNNVFDEAKSGGVFVNANVAGLFLGVNAIAAFAIATITGSRWTRMVGFVALAAVPVTGSKSATLLAVALPASVLAVRRFTRARRTEAGESGPSRHGSHRRPVGRRLTFWLVGAGLLGVVGAVVLAAELGFTQALAKSFGDRTAIWGFGAEAFLRDPLLGLGYGGWDAGFAAYAREHGIYRSFPPHNVLLAGWAATGLAGLVLIAVFFALTLRLTVRAVNTGGDRHRTFALWATAAVAWTLIHGLGDNTEIFGDIHLIPILSLLVAYLVVGDREESNHHATPHRRDPATSTVPAVRDLHSEPGLGDAQLPPLVRGPRPGPDPTGN, translated from the coding sequence GTGCCGCAGTTCTACCTGTTGCCCGAGGGCAGCACCGACGTCGCGGCATCGACGGTGGTGACCATACTGCTGGTGCCGGGCGTGCTGCTGGCGGCCCGGCGCGGCTCCGGTGTCGAACTGTTCCGCCTCGGCCTGTTCCGCGTCCTGATCGCCCTGCTGGTGGTGCGGCTGGTCGCGCTGGCCTGGTCCCCGGACCCGCGAGCCGGCCTGCCACTGATCGCCCTGCTCGGCCAGTTCGTCGTCACGCTGACGCTGATGGTCCAGGCGGTCCGTCAGGACGGCGGCCTGCTGCGCCGGATCGAACCCTGGTACTGGCCCTGGATCGTGGCCGAAGCGCTGCTCGTACTCGTGTTCCGCGTTCTACCCGGGGTGGAGGACGCCTTCCTGCGGTCGATCGCCGGGCTCGTCAGCGGGCAGAACACCGTCGCCGCCCTCTTCAACGGAAGTCCGAACAACGTCTTCGACGAGGCCAAGTCCGGTGGGGTGTTCGTCAACGCGAACGTCGCCGGGCTCTTCCTCGGGGTGAACGCGATCGCCGCGTTCGCCATCGCCACGATCACCGGAAGCCGCTGGACGCGCATGGTGGGCTTCGTCGCGCTGGCGGCGGTGCCGGTCACCGGTTCCAAATCGGCCACGCTCCTCGCGGTCGCCCTGCCCGCGTCAGTACTAGCCGTCCGGCGGTTCACTCGGGCCCGCCGGACGGAGGCGGGAGAGTCAGGCCCGTCCCGGCACGGCAGCCACCGACGCCCGGTGGGGCGCAGACTGACGTTCTGGCTCGTGGGCGCCGGTCTACTCGGCGTCGTCGGTGCGGTGGTGCTCGCCGCCGAGCTCGGCTTCACCCAGGCGTTGGCGAAGTCCTTCGGTGACCGGACAGCCATCTGGGGCTTCGGTGCCGAGGCGTTCCTGCGGGACCCCCTCCTCGGACTCGGTTACGGCGGCTGGGATGCCGGCTTCGCGGCGTACGCGCGTGAACACGGCATCTACCGCAGCTTCCCGCCCCACAACGTCCTCCTCGCGGGATGGGCCGCGACCGGCCTGGCCGGCCTGGTGCTGATCGCGGTGTTCTTCGCGCTGACCCTGCGGCTCACCGTCCGGGCCGTGAACACCGGTGGGGACCGGCATCGGACCTTCGCACTCTGGGCCACCGCCGCGGTCGCATGGACGCTGATCCACGGCTTGGGCGACAACACCGAGATCTTCGGCGACATCCATCTCATTCCTATTCTTTCGCTGCTGGTCGCCTACCTCGTCGTGGGCGACCGCGAGGAGTCGAACCACCATGCAACTCCCCACCGTCGGGATCCTGCGACATCAACAGTTCCTGCCGTCCGAGACCTTCATTCCGAACCAGGCCTTGGCGATGCGCAGCTTCCACCCCTTGTTCGTGGGCCGCGACCCGGTCCCGACCCGACCGGGAACTGA
- a CDS encoding glycosyltransferase: protein MGRDPVPTRPGTDSVSVAEFGKPAVLSYTFTRRSEALVGALAKRGTALLHAHFGVEGVYAVPTAKALGVPLVTTLHGFDVTVSRTKMVTSKKPSWLNYVTWRQSLFAEGAVFICVSEHIRRRAVEWGYPAERCQVLPIGVDVDAIEPSGPVATPRILHVARLVEKKGTQYLLRAFAEVRKAVPAAELVLIGEGPLRDSLGALARELGVETGVRFLGAQKHSDTLRWLSQSTLLCLPSVTAQDGDQEGLGMVLLEAAASGKPVVGTHHGGIPEAVTDGANGFLVPERDATALADRLIALLRDQDLCDRFGKVGRQNVEDRFNLSRQTGKLESLYRDLL from the coding sequence GTGGGCCGCGACCCGGTCCCGACCCGACCGGGAACTGATTCGGTAAGCGTCGCCGAGTTCGGCAAACCCGCGGTCCTGTCGTACACGTTCACCCGCCGCTCGGAGGCCCTTGTCGGAGCCCTCGCGAAGCGTGGCACGGCACTGCTGCACGCCCACTTCGGTGTCGAGGGGGTGTACGCCGTCCCCACCGCGAAGGCACTCGGAGTTCCGCTGGTCACGACCCTGCACGGCTTCGACGTGACGGTCAGTCGGACGAAGATGGTGACGTCGAAGAAGCCGTCGTGGTTGAACTACGTGACCTGGCGTCAGTCCCTCTTCGCCGAGGGCGCGGTGTTCATCTGTGTGTCCGAACACATCCGTCGACGCGCGGTGGAGTGGGGCTACCCCGCCGAGAGGTGTCAGGTGCTGCCCATCGGGGTGGACGTGGATGCCATCGAACCGTCCGGCCCCGTCGCGACGCCCCGGATCCTGCACGTCGCACGGTTGGTGGAGAAGAAGGGGACGCAGTACCTGCTGCGGGCGTTCGCGGAGGTACGCAAGGCTGTTCCCGCCGCCGAGCTGGTACTGATCGGCGAGGGGCCGCTGCGCGATTCCCTCGGTGCACTCGCCCGGGAGCTCGGGGTTGAGACCGGTGTGCGTTTCCTGGGTGCGCAGAAACACAGCGACACCCTCCGCTGGCTGAGCCAGTCGACGCTGCTGTGTCTGCCGAGCGTGACGGCCCAGGACGGTGACCAGGAAGGCCTGGGAATGGTCCTGCTGGAGGCGGCCGCCTCCGGCAAACCGGTGGTCGGAACCCACCACGGCGGCATCCCCGAGGCGGTCACGGACGGGGCGAACGGCTTCCTGGTGCCCGAACGGGACGCCACCGCGCTCGCGGACCGGCTGATCGCGCTGCTGCGCGACCAGGACCTCTGCGACAGGTTCGGCAAGGTGGGACGGCAGAACGTCGAAGACCGGTTCAACCTGAGCCGACAGACCGGCAAACTCGAATCGTTGTATAGGGATCTGCTGTGA
- a CDS encoding glycosyltransferase family 4 protein, which produces MIESILIHSRSTPHHHTGGMETLAWRLAAEWALHVPRVHIVTTAIPGRSGTFTEDGVQVTPLAGTRPGRYSHAWWEESRAHWVASSVAPSVVFSVSAGSYSVVRERAQHPRTPFVLQVHGTSAMELGSKLRAPTARSLAGTPKNALGLVRDLARYRDFDRLVAVGENVVESLTAAPQNWSASPDKVRLIPNGVRAEDHAFDGVARDRIRRELGVDEETVLVGCVGRLHVQKRVDRALQAAAILRDRGLGSRFRFVVVGDGPDEGRLQGLVRKLQLEEMVRFTGRVEADVVRDYYSAADVSLLTTARLEGLPMAVLEALASGLPCVVTAGSIRSEALSRVLHEVDTADSDALADVVQKVTAERGLRVNLLPPTFLLDHCARDYLADFAQLITQRQA; this is translated from the coding sequence GTGATCGAGTCGATTCTCATCCATTCCCGGTCGACGCCACATCACCACACCGGCGGCATGGAGACCCTCGCCTGGCGGCTGGCCGCCGAATGGGCATTGCACGTGCCGCGGGTGCACATCGTCACCACCGCGATTCCGGGCCGTTCCGGCACCTTCACCGAGGACGGCGTGCAGGTGACGCCCTTGGCCGGCACCCGCCCCGGCCGTTACTCCCATGCCTGGTGGGAGGAGTCCCGAGCGCACTGGGTGGCGTCGAGCGTGGCCCCGAGCGTGGTCTTCTCGGTGAGCGCCGGCTCCTACTCGGTGGTCCGCGAGCGGGCCCAGCACCCTCGTACGCCGTTCGTGCTCCAGGTACACGGCACGTCCGCCATGGAGTTGGGCTCGAAGCTGCGGGCACCGACCGCGCGCTCCCTGGCGGGCACGCCCAAGAACGCCCTCGGCCTGGTGCGCGACCTGGCCCGCTACCGCGACTTCGACCGCCTCGTCGCGGTCGGCGAGAACGTGGTCGAGTCACTGACGGCAGCGCCCCAGAACTGGTCCGCCTCGCCCGACAAGGTGCGCCTGATCCCCAACGGCGTCCGAGCCGAGGACCATGCGTTCGACGGCGTTGCCCGGGACCGGATCCGACGCGAGCTGGGAGTCGACGAGGAGACCGTGCTGGTCGGATGCGTCGGCCGCCTGCACGTGCAGAAGAGGGTCGACCGGGCGCTGCAGGCAGCGGCGATCCTGCGCGACCGTGGGCTTGGCAGCCGGTTCCGGTTCGTGGTCGTCGGCGACGGCCCGGACGAGGGGCGGTTGCAGGGTCTGGTCCGCAAGCTCCAGTTGGAGGAGATGGTTCGGTTCACCGGACGCGTCGAGGCGGACGTGGTGCGCGACTACTACTCGGCGGCGGACGTGTCACTGCTCACCACGGCACGTCTGGAAGGGCTTCCGATGGCGGTACTGGAGGCGTTGGCGTCCGGCCTGCCGTGCGTCGTCACCGCCGGTTCGATCCGATCCGAGGCGCTGAGCAGGGTGTTGCACGAAGTCGACACAGCGGACTCCGACGCGCTCGCGGACGTGGTGCAGAAGGTGACGGCGGAGCGGGGGCTGCGCGTCAACCTGCTTCCCCCCACCTTCCTTCTCGACCACTGCGCACGGGACTACCTGGCCGACTTCGCGCAGCTGATCACACAGCGCCAGGCCTGA
- a CDS encoding lipid II flippase MurJ: MGKVFFRLVLGGIAGKILGLLREVLLAALFGAGRVVAANRIALTATLIPINFFTADALSAGFLPLYVQYRQERPSMAQVLYRAVHLLLGVFSVVLAAALIFGRDLWVGLLGPGLDPHTADIAATMLGIAALGVPFYVLYNLYTLVGLANDDVRLINLRPSCQSIGLILATVVAWMTGHVSVLAWGFTLPYIVLWCVGTYWLRRQGYLHEGDGSVPHRPDRATTKLALRMFWRRLRPLLLIPVILQGSIGVERAVGSLLGVEVVAATEYARFVVDSVMALLAAPLGLAGLASFARMKGHEVGDGLRRLIPPVILVAIPLALVLSLNSRGIVTLLYARGEFDSRAVDVSSVLLLGFALGIWAHVLGYTFVKVLNARGANVKVAIVMAVSFGVPIAFNLLLYKHWGAFTIGAASSLSGILMFLISARLLSVLGFSMRLLAIALPGAAAAAAAGYLLAGSGLLHLVASCVAIVLIWIGYVAAVPSLRRTFLSFVLKKLGRGVDETSQDDLVAIK; this comes from the coding sequence ATGGGCAAGGTCTTCTTCCGTCTGGTTCTCGGCGGCATCGCCGGGAAGATCCTCGGCCTGCTCCGCGAGGTCCTGTTGGCCGCGCTCTTCGGAGCGGGGCGGGTGGTCGCCGCCAACCGCATCGCGTTGACGGCGACGTTGATCCCGATCAACTTCTTCACCGCCGACGCGCTCTCCGCCGGGTTCCTGCCGCTCTACGTGCAGTACCGCCAAGAGCGGCCCTCGATGGCGCAGGTGCTCTACCGCGCCGTACACCTGCTGCTGGGTGTGTTCTCCGTGGTCCTGGCCGCGGCGCTCATCTTCGGTCGGGATCTGTGGGTGGGGCTGCTCGGGCCGGGCCTCGACCCCCATACGGCGGACATCGCCGCGACCATGCTCGGCATCGCCGCGCTGGGCGTGCCGTTCTACGTTCTCTACAACCTGTACACGCTGGTCGGCCTCGCTAACGACGACGTCAGACTGATCAACCTGCGCCCGTCGTGCCAGAGCATCGGGCTGATCCTGGCCACGGTGGTCGCGTGGATGACCGGTCACGTGTCGGTGCTGGCCTGGGGCTTCACTCTCCCGTACATCGTGCTGTGGTGTGTGGGCACCTACTGGCTTCGACGTCAGGGTTATCTGCATGAGGGTGACGGGTCGGTTCCCCATCGCCCGGACCGGGCCACCACCAAGCTGGCCCTCCGGATGTTCTGGCGACGGCTGCGGCCGCTGCTGCTGATTCCGGTGATCCTCCAGGGGTCGATCGGCGTCGAGCGGGCCGTCGGCTCGCTGCTGGGTGTGGAGGTGGTCGCGGCCACCGAGTACGCACGTTTCGTGGTCGACTCGGTCATGGCCCTGCTCGCCGCGCCGCTGGGCCTGGCCGGCCTTGCCTCGTTCGCCCGCATGAAGGGCCACGAGGTGGGTGACGGGCTCCGCCGCCTGATCCCGCCGGTGATCCTGGTGGCCATCCCTCTCGCCCTGGTCCTCTCCCTGAACAGCAGGGGAATCGTCACCCTGCTGTATGCCCGCGGCGAGTTCGACAGCCGCGCGGTGGATGTCTCATCGGTGCTGCTGCTGGGCTTCGCGCTCGGGATCTGGGCGCACGTGCTCGGTTACACCTTCGTGAAGGTGTTGAACGCCCGGGGGGCGAACGTCAAGGTAGCGATCGTGATGGCGGTCTCGTTCGGCGTTCCGATCGCCTTCAACCTGCTGCTGTACAAGCACTGGGGCGCCTTCACGATCGGCGCCGCCTCCTCTCTCAGCGGCATCCTGATGTTCCTCATCTCGGCCCGGTTGCTGTCCGTATTGGGCTTCAGCATGCGTCTGCTCGCGATCGCGCTGCCCGGCGCGGCCGCCGCAGCTGCCGCCGGATACCTGTTGGCCGGCTCCGGGCTGCTGCACCTCGTCGCATCCTGCGTGGCGATCGTGCTGATCTGGATCGGCTACGTGGCGGCCGTGCCCTCGCTGCGCCGTACGTTCCTGTCGTTCGTCCTGAAGAAGCTCGGTCGCGGCGTCGACGAAACTTCGCAGGACGATCTGGTCGCGATCAAGTGA